The Toxorhynchites rutilus septentrionalis strain SRP chromosome 3, ASM2978413v1, whole genome shotgun sequence genome includes a region encoding these proteins:
- the LOC129774885 gene encoding inverted formin-2 isoform X3: protein MCSVSRRIASNVPDIGVQIDVFDEQRECDESQSLQGPDGINLNSHLDVFYAILRQVAGTPQEIPFLSILQHLLQIDPKEPISDIIWDTAETLVHRATLLENKEASVRLLRAPSIQKLSCPHCRNDITSPTRRQSVGPQTPGPNSTSSGHSFTGPLAPAPPPPPPPPPNLAPPPPPPPPPCAPPPPPPPMARGPGARGGPPVPPAPPAPPAPNLLSVKANELARPKTPEAQIEVIKPLPQQETPIPRAKMKTINWNKIPPQKVIGKPNIWSIVADTHQGSPMADLNWDEMEGLFCLQQSQGSPKLGRENSGSDTLERKSRKENEITLLDGKRSLNVNIFLKQFRSSNDDIIHLIRQGEHEDIGSEKLRGLLKILPEVDELEMLKSFDGDNNRLGNAEKFLLQLIQVPNYKLRIESMLLKEEFKANLIYLEPNINAMLYASEDLMNNKSLQEVLYMVVVAGNFLNSGGYAGNAAGVKLSSLQKLTDIRANKPGMNLIHFVALQAEKKNIELLEFPSQMTTLENATKTTVEQISNEINAIDSRIKKIKRQIELPKTEEDIKYQMVDFITAAERDVQMLQRAMKELEGMRLLLADFFCEDVATFKMEECFKTFHNFCEKFQQAVKDNTKRRMQEEQAQLRRKQREEQLAIKRRQSNQPGTPVSDSENSLLLDQSQYDMRYSPAMSRRRIGSFTSNGDPVMMREECASPDITPNGSLRRRRSRVLSEEDEGSLMDFLRSSGHENGSRERKSVSYGGSLDRSWARRARSGSSSKKRPDLLNVDFGTDRERPNSPSPLAESKPLPVEENKPRISREWRQKIESWLQANEADEKQNDDYKMKRKLLTVNRRSYETDNESDRGSKLDPLPEEKPPSLTSPEPNPSDQPLATSYKRVYPDWKPSSAIEKTDVVGTMEAIAGAAPSSQDKTAWRKSSLNSQENSDDRRYRRQRSREGTTPSSNLQSILEEDKRKSVIQSLGERPPSDRLQIYIRRGSDNSSQPESTVTSPKQTSTSAHDDNKQSIYIRQVHGNEPAKSKPSSAADKQSIYIRPNGNASSTISSINSSCTSASDSQLPEGVPHLVAPPRRARRTHHIYDEQTNNKIEIDSDNIETPPSIRKSFNRDHQSSSNSNSCRKVHTPSDQTNESEIKSGTIGGLTEQEILGDGQFDRFSSTRRTRRFKRPVDLSSGNETTSPESLPDNPLLSEAARNSVVAAGGDSECNDKQKELRLKRWQDKLNSTGSVDERVKISEGGVRPARTARNMSRISQDDVRQAIRSLKSPTPERSWSPPKEIAREVPCSVKVITHELNDEGFEETQSLVSDTPSHGKDSTSSCNDYGSDSRNKKVVRPSVSGIDSSPKKVSVKVNPNLPSLLISKNQSALERSKSLRGTPPSLVNRNLLPRRTNSMRKSDSPASAATSAAKNQLLDVERSNSRASLRSSRSSLNSAVSTNTVKKVPLRPKSSPLTTSSAQPSSTVPPKSLSAHSSPIKRPPNASGSRTPLTGTPASRSSSSGSSIGPSAAAAAAAARKPPLKSIGSCGLGSSTSFKENQNQNTVRSRLHVKTASNTSIANSGAASSSTGSATSRVSSARSNPTRSGGFMRPTTSSTTKIKEK, encoded by the exons ATGTGCTCCGTTTCACG GCGTATCGCCAGTAACGTTCCGGACATCGGAGTGCAAATCGACGTATTTGACGAACAGCGAGAATGCGACGAGTCACAGAGCCTGCAAGGGCCCGATGGAATAAATTTAAACTCACATCTTGATGTCTTTTATGCGATACTGCGACAG GTCGCCGGTACGCCACAAGAGATACCATTCCTCAGCATACTCCAGCACCTGCTACAGATCGATCCGAAGGAGCCGATCAGCGACATCATCTGGGACACCGCCGAAACGCTAGTGCACCGCGCCACCCTGCTAGAAAACAAGGAAGCCTCCGTACGCCTGCTACGTGCTCCCagcatacagaaactatcctgTCCCCACTGTCGGAACGACATCACTAGCCCTACCCGGCGGCAATCGGTTGGTCCCCAAACACCAGGACCAAACAGCACAAGTTCGGGTCACTCATTTACAGGACCTCTTGCGCCAGCACCCCCGCCGCCGCCACCACCTCCTCCTAACTTGGCACCTCCCCCTCCTCCACCGCCACCTCCCTGTGCACCCCCGCCACCACCACCCCCAATGGCACGAGGTCCCGGAGCCCGCGGTGGGCCTCCTGTACCACCAGCACCACCCGCACCACCTGCCCCAAATCTGCTGTCCGTGAAAGCGAACGAACTTGCGCGACCAAAAACTCCCGAGGCACAGATCGAGGTGATCAAACCTCTTCCCCAGCAAGAGACACCAATACCGCGGGCCAAGATGAAAACCATCAACTGGAACAAAATTCCCCCACAGAAGGTGATCGGAAAGCCAAACATTTGGTCCATAGTGGCGGACACCCACCAGGGCAGTCCGATGGCCGATCTCAACTGGGACGAGATGGAGGGTCTGTTCTGTCTTCAGCAGAGCCAAGGGTCGCCCAAGCTGGGTCGTGAAAACAGCGGCTCCGACACGCTGGAACGCAAATCACGCAAGGAGAACGAAATCACACTTCTGGACGGAAAGCGTAGCCTTAACGTCAACATATTCCTGAAACAGTTCCGCTCGTCCAACGATGACATTATCCATCTGATACGCCAAGGTGAACACGAGGACATCGGTTCGGAGAAGCTGCGCGGTCTGTTGAAGATTCTACCCGAGGTTGACGAACTTGAGATGCTCAAGTCATTCGACGGAGACAATAATAGACTAGGGAACGCGGAGAAGTTTTTGCTGCAACTTATACAAGTGCCTAA TTACAAGTTACGAATCGAAAGTATGTTGTTGAAGGAAGAATTTAAAGCGAATCTGATTTATCTGGAACCGAATATCAACGCAATGCTTTATGCGAGTGAAG ATCTGATGAACAACAAATCTCTCCAGGAGGTGCTATACATGGTGGTAGTTGCGGGCAACTTTCTCAACTCGGGTGGATACGCTGGGAACGCAGCCGGTGTGAAGCTTTCCTCTCTGCAGAAACTGACGGACATCCGAGCTAATAAGCCGGGAATGAACCTGATCCACTTTGTGGCGCTACAGGCGGAGAAGAAAAATATCGAATTGCTCGAATTTCCATCTCAGATGACCACGCTGGAGAACGCCACCAA AACGACCGTTGAGCAGATAAGTAACGAAATTAATGCAATCGATAGCCGAATTAAGAAGATTAAGCGGCAGATTGAGCTCCCGAAGACCGAGGAGGACATCAAGTATCAGATGGTGGATTTCATCACAGCCGCCGAGCGAGACGTTCAAATGCTGCAGCGAGCGATGAAGGAACTGGAGGGGATGCGCCTACTGCTGGCCGATTTCTTCTGTGAAGATGTTGCCACATTCAAGATGGAGGAGTGCTTCAAAACATTCCACAATTTCTGCGAGAAGTTCCAACAAGCTGTGAAGGACAACACGAAACGTCGGATGCAGGAGGAACAAGCCCAACTCCGGCGAAAACAGCGAGAAGAGCAGCTCGCCATAAAACGAAGACAAT CTAATCAACCAGGAACGCCCGTTTCGGATTCTGAAAACAGTCTACTGCTGGATCAGTCCCAGTACGATATGCGATACAGTCCAGCGATGTCTCGACGACGGATAGGATCGTTCACCAGCAACGGAGATCCGGTAATGATGCGGGAAGAATGTGCCTCCCCGGACATAACCCCTAACGGTAGTCTTCGGAGGCGTCGAAGTCGGGTCCTGTCCGAGGAGGATGAAGGTAGCCTGATGGACTTCCTGCGGTCGTCCGGCCACGAGAATGGCAGTCGAGAGAGGAAATCCGTCTCGTACGGCGGCAGTCTCGATCGATCGTGGGCTCGCCGGGCCCGCTCCGGGAGTAGTAGTAAGAAACGACCGGATCTGCTCAATGTAGACTTTGGTACTGACAGAGAACGTCCGAATTCGCCTTCGCCGCTAGCCGAATCGAAGCCACTGCCAGTGGAAGAAAACAAACCGAG AATTTCCAGGGAATGGCGCCAGAAGATCGAGTCGTGGCTACAGGCGAACGAAGCGGACGAAAAGCAGAACGATGACTACAAGATGAAGAGGAAGCTACTGACGGTGAATCGCCGATCGTATGAGACTGACAACGAGAGCGATCGGGGCAGCAAACTGGATCCGCTGCCAGAGGAGAAACCACCCTCGCTGACATCACCGGAGCCGAATCCTTCGGACCAGCCGTTGGCTACAAGCTACAAGCGCGTCTATCCGGACTGGAAGCCATCGAGTGCGATCGAGAAGACTGACGTTGTGGGAACCATGGAAGCTATCGCAG GTGCTGCCCCATCCAGCCAAGACAAAACGGCTTGGCGTAAATCGAGCTTGAATAGTCAGGAAAATTCGGACGACCGACGATACCGCAGGCAGCGTTCGCGGGAAGGTACAACACCCAGCTCAAATCTCCAGTCGATACTCGAGGAGGACAAGCGCAAATCGGTGATCCAATCCCTCGGAGAACGTCCTCCTTCAGACCGGCTGCAGATCTACATCCGCCGAGGCTCGGACAATAGCTCCCAGCCCGAGAGTACAGTCACCTCACCAAAGCAAACGAGCACGAGCGCACACGATGACAACAAGCAATCGATCTACATACGTCAAGTTCACGGTAACGAGCCCGCGAAATCGAAGCCCAGTTCAGCCGCGGACAAGCAATCGATATACATCCGACCAAATGGCAATGCCTCATCCACGATATCCTCGATAAATTCCTCCTGCACAAGTGCTAGCGATAGCCAGCTGCCAGAAGGTGTGCCACATCTGGTGGCACCACCGCGAAGAGCACGACGAACGCATCACATCTACGATGAGCAAACGAACAATAAAATAGAAATCGATTCGGATAACATCGAAACGCCACCCTCAATCCGGAAAAGTTTCAACCGGGATCATCAAAGCAGCAGCAATAGTAACTCGTGTCGCAAAGTTCACACTCCCAGCGACCAAACAAACGAATCCGAAATCAAGAGTGGAACGATCGGTGGCTTAACCGAACAGGAGATACTGGGCGATGGGCAGTTCGATCGCTTCTCGTCGACACGAAGAACGCGACGATTCAAGCGGCCCGTCGATCTGAGCAGTGGCAACGAAACTACCTCGCCGGAATCGCTACCGGACAATCCGCTACTGTCGGAAGCCGCCAGAAACTCCGTTGTGGCCGCAGGAGGGGACTCTGAATGCAACGACAAGCAGAAAGAACTACGGCTGAAGCGTTGGCAAGATAAGCTCAACAGCACGGGTAGTGTGGATGAGAGAGTGAAAATCTCGGAAGGAGGAGTAAGACCGGCAAGAACAGCCAGGAATATGAGTAGGATTAGCCAGGATGACGTACGACAGGCCATAAGAAGTCTGAAGTCACCTACGCCGGAACGGAGTTGGAGTCCGCCGAAGGAGATAGCTCGGGAGGTGCCATGTAGTGTTAAGGTGATTACCCATGAGTTAAACGATGAAGGATTCGAGGAAACACAGAGCTTAGTATCCGATACCCCATCACACGGTAAGGATAGTACGTCTTCCTGCAATGATTATGGATCGGATTCCAGGAACAAAAAGGTTGTAAGACCTTCGGTTAGTGGGATAGATTCCAGTCCGAAGAAGGTCTCAGTCAAAGTCAATCCGAATCTACCGAGTCTTCTGATAAGCAAAAACCAATCCGCTCTGGAACGTAGCAAATCATTGCGTGGAACTCCGCCCTCTCTAGTCAATAGGAATCTGTTACCACGTCGTACGAATTCGATGAGAAAATCGGATTCGCCAGCGAGCGCAGCAACGAGTGCGGCTAAGAACCAATTGCTCGATGTCGAAAGAAGCAATTCGCGAGCGAGTCTCCGTTCATCGCGCTCCTCGCTGAACAGTGCCGTTTCTACAAACACAGTCAAAAAGGTGCCATTACGTCCCAAGTCATCGCCTCTGACCACTTCAAGTGCGCAGCCAAGTTCGACCGTTCCACCAAAATCACTTTCGGCGCACAGTTCACCCATCAAGAGACCTCCCAATGCGAGCGGATCGAGGACACCTCTCACAGGAACACCTGCTAGTCGAAGTAGTTCTAGCGGTTCGAGTATAGGGCCCTCGGCTGCTGCTGCCGCAGCCGCCGCTAGAAAACCTCCCCTGAAATCTATTGGATCCTGCGGACTGGGATCAAGTACAAGCTTTAAAgaaaaccaaaatcaaaacaccGTACGGAGTCGATTGCACGTCAAAACCGCTAGCAATACCAGTATTGCAAACTCGGGAGCCGCCAGCTCATCTACGGGAAGCGCGACATCGAGAGTCAGCAGCGCCCGAAGTAACCCAACCCGATCCGGCGGCTTCATGCGACCAACCACTTCCAGTACCACTAAGATCAAAGAGAAGTAA